From Anaerolineae bacterium, a single genomic window includes:
- a CDS encoding 4Fe-4S binding protein: MTHVITGLCNRSGGCVRVCPVDCIVPGQPPEQWPYYYIDPETCIDCGACVTACPYNAIWPEASVPDFLKADIQANYDYFRLGPGYGGRRSDA, encoded by the coding sequence ATGACCCATGTGATCACCGGCCTGTGCAATCGCTCTGGCGGTTGTGTCCGGGTATGTCCGGTAGATTGCATCGTTCCCGGTCAGCCGCCTGAGCAGTGGCCGTACTACTACATCGACCCGGAGACCTGCATCGATTGCGGCGCCTGTGTGACTGCCTGTCCCTATAATGCCATCTGGCCAGAGGCGAGCGTCCCCGATTTCTTGAAAGCCGATATCCAGGCCAACTACGACTACTTTCGACTGGGGCCGGGGTACGGCGGGCGCCGCTCAGATGCCTGA
- a CDS encoding phosphofructokinase, with product MRIAVLTGGGDVPGLNPAIKAIVNRAIDNGYEVLGIRRGWAGLLEYNLEDDRENWRCVIPLDRQAVRRVDRTGGTFLHTSRTNPARVKPNAIPEFLREEGKVYEGPQDFTPHVLKVIEALGIDCLIPIGGDDTLSYGERLHNEGVRVIAIPKTMDNDVYGTDYCIGFSTAVTRSVQFIHNLRTAAGSHERIAIVELFGRNSGETSLISAYLAGVDRALISEVPFNIERVAELILKDKRDNPSNYAMLTISEGAHQQGGIPVEYGEEDAYGHRKLGGIGEIVGEEIKALTGENILYQKIGYLMRSGAPDSLDLMVAANYAQMAMGLVERGESGRLVCLQRGVYSDIPISTLSQGTKRVNVPELYDIEEYRPKIRHVFGMPMFLT from the coding sequence ATGCGTATCGCCGTACTGACCGGCGGGGGTGATGTGCCGGGACTCAACCCCGCCATCAAAGCCATTGTAAACCGTGCTATTGACAACGGCTACGAAGTCCTCGGCATCCGGCGGGGCTGGGCCGGCCTGCTGGAATATAACCTCGAGGATGACCGCGAAAACTGGCGCTGCGTCATCCCGCTCGACCGCCAGGCCGTGCGCCGCGTGGACCGCACCGGTGGCACCTTCCTGCATACTTCCCGGACCAACCCCGCCCGCGTCAAGCCCAACGCCATCCCGGAATTCCTGCGGGAAGAAGGCAAGGTGTACGAAGGCCCCCAGGACTTCACGCCACATGTACTGAAGGTGATTGAGGCGCTGGGGATTGACTGCCTGATCCCGATCGGCGGCGATGACACGCTGAGCTATGGCGAGCGGCTGCACAACGAAGGCGTGCGCGTGATCGCCATCCCCAAGACGATGGATAACGACGTCTATGGGACCGACTATTGCATTGGCTTCTCCACTGCCGTGACCCGCAGCGTGCAATTCATCCACAACCTGCGCACCGCCGCCGGTTCGCACGAACGGATCGCCATTGTCGAGTTGTTTGGCCGCAATTCCGGCGAAACCTCGCTGATCTCTGCCTACCTGGCCGGCGTCGACCGCGCCCTGATCTCCGAAGTACCCTTCAATATCGAGCGTGTCGCCGAACTGATCCTCAAAGACAAGCGCGACAACCCCAGCAATTACGCCATGCTGACCATCTCTGAGGGCGCGCACCAGCAGGGTGGCATCCCTGTTGAATACGGCGAGGAAGACGCCTACGGCCACCGTAAGCTCGGCGGCATTGGCGAGATCGTCGGCGAGGAAATCAAGGCTCTGACCGGCGAAAACATCCTCTACCAGAAGATCGGCTATCTAATGCGCTCCGGCGCCCCGGATTCGCTTGATCTGATGGTCGCAGCCAACTATGCCCAGATGGCCATGGGGCTGGTGGAACGCGGCGAATCGGGCCGTCTGGTTTGCCTGCAGCGCGGGGTCTACAGTGACATCCCGATCTCGACTCTCTCACAGGGCACCAAGCGGGTCAACGTACCGGAACTGTACGACATTGAGGAATACCGTCCCAAGATCCGGCACGTCTTCGGCATGCCGATGTTCCTGACCTAA
- a CDS encoding glycosyltransferase, with amino-acid sequence MPYRSSGTRRNSVQFGVGRSIWTGSPPPAIPEQVLDGIPGFLAWLALLLTVAGAVLRPRVVVGLAAVLGFYTALRFVVGAAANVIGLRRIHRWEQIDWVAEYQRRAGPGSIPRELVHHVVIIPNYKEPLKVLCRTLDALSLQEDATTRMTVVLAMEGADPEAASKARALQEQYRSRFANVYYTIHPKGLPGEMQCKSANEAWAARWIKRRLVDEEGYNIDHILVTTMDADTIWHPRHFACLTTLFALNPQRHLRFWQAPIRYHNNIWNISASIALVHAYSSAWELAYLSAPGWIPLPMSSYSLSLRLLDGVGYWDGDVIADEWHMFIKAFFQREGLVRLERVFLPFSGEATAGETLWESLKNRYQQSVRHAWGSKEVGYTLARIIEYPEIPLWTGLRLFFRVAHDIILAGAGWVIMTVGPQLVFVLYPELFFAEWNTPFFLLLQISLAIVSILGAVVMILDILQRPPRPRPWTLRDVLATLLSFPLLPLLTLVVLAIPTIQAQTLLLLGMPIQFRVTKKV; translated from the coding sequence ATGCCATATCGTTCGAGTGGTACCCGGCGAAATAGCGTCCAGTTTGGCGTGGGGCGTTCCATCTGGACTGGTTCACCGCCTCCGGCCATCCCGGAGCAGGTGCTGGATGGCATTCCCGGTTTTCTGGCCTGGCTGGCCCTGTTGCTGACGGTAGCCGGGGCAGTCCTCCGCCCGCGGGTGGTGGTGGGCCTGGCAGCGGTGCTTGGCTTCTATACGGCATTGCGCTTTGTGGTCGGGGCAGCGGCCAATGTGATCGGGCTGCGGCGTATCCACCGGTGGGAGCAGATCGACTGGGTGGCGGAATACCAGCGTCGGGCCGGGCCGGGCAGCATCCCCCGCGAGCTTGTTCACCATGTGGTGATCATCCCCAACTACAAAGAGCCGCTGAAGGTGTTATGCCGGACCCTCGATGCTCTGTCCCTCCAGGAAGATGCCACGACCCGTATGACGGTTGTCCTGGCGATGGAAGGAGCAGACCCAGAGGCGGCCAGCAAGGCCAGGGCGCTGCAGGAGCAGTATCGTTCCCGCTTTGCCAATGTCTATTACACGATTCACCCCAAGGGGCTGCCCGGCGAGATGCAGTGCAAATCGGCCAACGAAGCCTGGGCAGCACGCTGGATCAAACGCCGCCTGGTAGACGAGGAAGGCTACAACATCGATCATATTCTGGTCACGACGATGGACGCCGATACCATCTGGCATCCCCGGCACTTTGCCTGCCTGACCACGCTGTTTGCGCTGAATCCCCAGCGTCATCTGCGCTTCTGGCAGGCGCCGATCCGCTACCATAACAACATCTGGAACATCAGCGCGTCGATCGCGCTGGTGCACGCGTATTCTTCCGCCTGGGAGCTGGCCTACCTTTCCGCACCGGGCTGGATTCCGTTGCCGATGTCGTCCTACTCGCTCAGCCTGCGCCTGCTGGATGGGGTCGGGTACTGGGATGGCGATGTCATCGCCGACGAATGGCATATGTTCATTAAAGCCTTCTTTCAGCGGGAAGGACTGGTCAGGCTGGAGCGGGTCTTCCTGCCATTTTCCGGAGAAGCAACCGCGGGCGAAACTCTATGGGAGAGCCTCAAGAACCGCTACCAGCAGTCAGTGCGCCACGCCTGGGGATCAAAAGAGGTCGGCTATACGCTGGCCCGGATCATCGAGTATCCGGAGATTCCCCTGTGGACAGGGTTGCGGCTGTTCTTCCGCGTCGCCCACGACATTATCCTGGCCGGGGCGGGCTGGGTGATCATGACAGTGGGGCCGCAACTGGTCTTTGTGCTGTACCCGGAGCTTTTCTTCGCTGAATGGAATACGCCGTTCTTTCTGCTGCTGCAGATTTCACTGGCCATTGTCTCGATTCTGGGCGCGGTGGTGATGATCCTGGATATTCTTCAACGCCCGCCGCGCCCACGTCCCTGGACGTTGCGGGATGTCCTGGCAACGCTCCTGAGCTTCCCGCTGTTACCCCTGTTGACGCTGGTAGTGCTGGCCATCCCGACCATCCAGGCGCAGACGCTGTTGCTGCTGGGTATGCCGATCCAGTTCAGAGTGACCAAGAAGGTCTGA
- a CDS encoding D-alanine--D-alanine ligase, whose translation MTTKLTVGVIFGSRSVEHDVSIVTAQQVMRALDPDRYSVVPVYITREGGWLVGDPLRDISSFEGDRVAEMLGIKEAVLSCSTDFKGLIIPPISGLVGRNTLRKLDVLFPVVHGSHGEDGTLQGLIELVDLPYVGCGVLASAIAIDKAMTKTVLSAHGIAVLPWEVVRRSEWVRAREAVLDRLEGRFAYPVFVKPATLGSSIGIARVTDREALGNYIDVAANFDQRILIEPALEGAMEVNCAVLGNDDEVRPSVCEQPITWEEFLTYEEKYMREGGGMKGAERRIPAPISEELTRHIQQTAVAAFKAISGRGTARVDFLVREKDGQVVVNEINTMPGSLAFYLWEAEGLSPRNLVDELIRLAFEAHAQKRQTRYNYKTGLVAHAAARGLKGVKGIKS comes from the coding sequence ATGACCACGAAATTGACGGTTGGGGTGATCTTTGGCAGCCGGTCGGTAGAACACGATGTGTCGATCGTGACGGCGCAGCAGGTCATGCGGGCGCTGGACCCCGATCGGTATAGCGTTGTGCCGGTCTACATCACGCGGGAAGGCGGCTGGCTGGTCGGCGATCCGCTGCGCGATATCAGCAGCTTTGAAGGCGACCGCGTGGCTGAGATGCTGGGTATTAAGGAAGCCGTGCTGAGCTGCAGCACGGATTTCAAGGGCCTGATCATCCCGCCGATCTCCGGGCTGGTAGGCCGCAATACGCTGCGCAAACTGGATGTCCTCTTCCCGGTGGTGCATGGCTCACACGGGGAAGACGGTACCCTGCAGGGCCTGATTGAGCTGGTAGACCTGCCTTATGTTGGCTGCGGTGTGCTGGCCTCAGCCATCGCCATTGACAAGGCGATGACCAAGACTGTGCTTTCCGCACACGGGATCGCCGTGCTGCCATGGGAGGTAGTGCGCCGTTCGGAGTGGGTCCGGGCGCGGGAGGCTGTTCTCGATCGCCTGGAAGGGCGCTTCGCCTATCCGGTGTTTGTCAAACCGGCGACGCTTGGCTCCAGCATCGGCATTGCCCGTGTGACCGACCGCGAGGCACTGGGCAACTACATCGATGTGGCAGCTAACTTTGACCAGCGCATCCTGATCGAGCCGGCGCTGGAAGGCGCGATGGAAGTCAACTGCGCAGTGCTGGGCAATGACGATGAGGTGCGCCCGTCGGTGTGTGAGCAACCGATTACCTGGGAAGAGTTCCTGACCTACGAAGAGAAGTACATGCGGGAAGGCGGCGGGATGAAGGGCGCCGAGCGCAGGATTCCCGCGCCAATCAGCGAGGAATTGACCCGCCACATTCAGCAGACAGCAGTGGCGGCGTTCAAAGCGATCAGCGGACGGGGAACCGCGCGTGTCGACTTCCTGGTGCGGGAAAAGGACGGGCAGGTAGTCGTCAACGAGATCAATACTATGCCTGGCTCGCTGGCCTTTTACCTGTGGGAAGCGGAGGGGCTTTCGCCGCGCAACCTGGTTGATGAACTGATCCGGCTGGCCTTTGAGGCGCATGCGCAGAAGCGCCAGACTCGCTACAACTACAAGACCGGGCTGGTGGCTCATGCCGCTGCCAGGGGGCTGAAGGGCGTCAAAGGGATCAAGAGCTAG
- a CDS encoding UDP-N-acetylmuramoyl-tripeptide--D-alanyl-D-alanine ligase, translating into MSALVAILWFLGGLVRIYHFARFFQIEEYQNRRYFRWLLRMPQRWGWQRPLLAWSVALILGFFLLEQATDILALAIFGLAALAAIWPAREKEIKKRFVRTPRALRLLIASALIFGGATILLQRLAAVWAVPALPLSGYLLAALAGVILFLLAPLALIPGNWLAAPVEAALRRLYLARARRVLRRLEPTVIGITGSYGKTSTKHYLAHILNGRYRAVATPRSYNTLMGVSLAINTVLQQETALDYFIVEMGAYVEGEIAEICRLARPRISIVTAVGPQHLERFGSLEAIARAKYEIVAALPPDGVAILNGDDPRVRQMAEWAQVGRTVLVSQEGAADAALVARNVKETLDGLSFDVVETASGESRHFHAPLYGIHNVTNLLLATAAARQLGLPLGEIALRVAGLEAFEHRLQRRVQPGGLIVLDDAYSANPVGARSALHVLGLHQEGRRILITPGMVELGERQEEENRRLGEAAASVATDILLVGVEQTRPIYEGVLATTFDRSRLHVFETHAGAVAWLREQARPGDAVLFLNDLPDTYL; encoded by the coding sequence ATGTCTGCACTGGTAGCCATCCTGTGGTTTTTGGGCGGGCTGGTTCGTATCTACCACTTTGCCCGCTTCTTTCAAATTGAGGAGTATCAGAACCGCCGTTACTTCCGCTGGCTGCTGCGGATGCCCCAGCGTTGGGGATGGCAGCGTCCGCTGCTGGCCTGGTCAGTGGCGCTGATACTTGGGTTCTTCCTGCTGGAACAGGCAACGGATATCCTCGCGCTGGCGATCTTCGGCCTGGCGGCGCTGGCCGCCATCTGGCCTGCCCGCGAGAAGGAAATCAAGAAGCGGTTTGTCCGGACGCCACGGGCATTGCGTCTGCTGATCGCGTCAGCGCTCATCTTTGGTGGGGCGACGATCCTGCTGCAGCGGCTGGCCGCCGTCTGGGCGGTGCCAGCGCTGCCCCTGTCCGGCTACCTGCTGGCGGCGCTGGCTGGCGTGATCCTGTTCCTGCTGGCGCCCCTGGCCCTGATCCCCGGTAACTGGCTGGCGGCACCGGTAGAAGCTGCCCTGCGGCGGCTGTACCTGGCGCGGGCGCGGCGGGTGCTGCGCCGGCTGGAGCCAACGGTGATCGGTATCACCGGCAGCTACGGCAAGACCAGTACCAAGCATTATCTGGCTCACATTCTCAACGGACGTTATCGGGCGGTCGCTACGCCCCGCAGCTATAACACGTTGATGGGCGTCTCCCTGGCGATTAACACCGTGCTGCAGCAGGAAACTGCGCTGGATTACTTCATCGTTGAGATGGGCGCTTACGTTGAGGGCGAGATTGCCGAGATTTGCCGCCTGGCGCGCCCCCGGATCAGCATCGTGACGGCGGTGGGGCCGCAGCATCTGGAGCGCTTCGGTTCCCTGGAGGCGATTGCCAGGGCCAAGTATGAAATCGTAGCCGCGCTGCCCCCTGACGGCGTGGCGATTCTCAACGGCGACGATCCCCGCGTGCGCCAGATGGCTGAATGGGCGCAGGTTGGTCGCACTGTGCTGGTTAGCCAGGAAGGGGCAGCTGACGCCGCTCTGGTGGCCCGCAATGTCAAAGAGACGCTCGATGGCCTGAGTTTCGATGTGGTTGAGACGGCCAGCGGGGAATCGCGCCATTTTCACGCGCCGCTCTATGGCATCCACAATGTGACTAACCTGTTGCTGGCGACGGCGGCGGCGCGACAACTTGGCCTGCCGCTGGGGGAGATCGCCCTGCGGGTGGCCGGTCTGGAAGCGTTTGAGCATCGCCTGCAGCGCCGGGTGCAACCCGGCGGGCTGATTGTGCTGGATGATGCCTACAGCGCCAACCCGGTCGGCGCACGGAGCGCTCTACACGTCCTGGGGCTGCATCAGGAGGGGCGGCGCATCCTGATCACGCCGGGTATGGTGGAGCTGGGAGAGCGCCAGGAGGAAGAGAACCGCCGCCTGGGGGAAGCGGCTGCGAGTGTGGCGACGGATATTCTGCTAGTGGGTGTGGAGCAGACACGTCCGATCTATGAAGGGGTTCTGGCAACGACATTCGATCGCTCGCGCCTGCATGTCTTTGAAACCCATGCCGGGGCGGTGGCCTGGTTGCGCGAGCAGGCCCGACCGGGCGATGCCGTCCTGTTCTTGAACGATTTGCCAGATACTTATCTCTAA
- a CDS encoding alpha/beta hydrolase, producing MLEPKREMLAVNGLKIACTIHGNGPTAIVALHGWGGSIESFWPVALQLNRSGRYSIHLLDLPGFGESDLPPVAWDVPAYAALVVAYMTARGLERAHVLGHSFGGRIGLVLGADYAGRIDKLVLANSAGVPNPGNPLRDGVVQAAKAVLSLPGLRRLYEPARRRAYEQLGATDYLEAGPLRETFLRVVGQDLLPQAARVSRPTLLIWGDQDRDTPLWQGRKLEQTIPGAGLVVFEGAGHFSYLERLPEYVRLVDHFLTTEPGEMA from the coding sequence ATGCTTGAACCGAAGCGGGAAATGCTGGCCGTCAACGGCCTGAAGATAGCCTGTACCATTCATGGCAACGGGCCGACGGCGATCGTGGCCCTGCACGGCTGGGGCGGCAGCATTGAAAGCTTCTGGCCGGTGGCGCTGCAACTCAACCGGTCGGGCCGCTACAGCATCCATCTCCTCGATCTGCCCGGCTTTGGCGAGAGTGATCTCCCGCCGGTTGCCTGGGATGTGCCTGCCTATGCCGCGCTCGTGGTGGCTTATATGACGGCGCGCGGTCTGGAAAGGGCGCATGTGCTGGGGCATTCTTTTGGCGGGCGGATCGGGCTGGTCCTCGGCGCGGATTACGCCGGGCGGATCGACAAACTGGTGCTGGCCAACAGCGCCGGTGTGCCCAATCCGGGCAACCCGCTACGCGATGGAGTCGTGCAGGCTGCCAAAGCTGTCCTGAGCCTGCCCGGTCTGCGGCGACTGTACGAACCGGCTCGCCGCCGCGCTTATGAGCAGCTTGGAGCGACCGATTATCTGGAGGCCGGGCCTCTGCGGGAGACTTTTCTGCGTGTGGTGGGGCAGGACCTGCTACCACAGGCGGCGCGGGTCAGCCGTCCAACGCTGCTAATCTGGGGCGATCAGGACAGGGATACCCCTCTCTGGCAGGGACGGAAGCTGGAACAGACGATCCCCGGCGCCGGGCTGGTGGTTTTCGAAGGGGCTGGGCATTTCAGCTACCTGGAACGCCTGCCGGAGTATGTGCGCCTGGTGGATCATTTCCTCACCACCGAACCGGGAGAGATGGCATAA
- a CDS encoding UDP-N-acetylglucosamine 1-carboxyvinyltransferase gives MRIGVTGNQPLRGTYIPGGNSNATMAMIAASLLTDQTVVLRGVPETTSVAVMLDVAAMLGAQVEREPETPATVRLRTPAITTRSLSRAMTAAKVGVILFLPALLVRRQHVHLEVDYPVSRLHTHLTALRDLGCGVTIDGGSLELRFVPWEYREIILMQASVTATALIAMLAAAQPGQTVIHNAATEPHVCDLLTMLSAMGATVEGLGSNLLRIRGCPAGLGGTEQTIAPDHIEVASVAAFAALTGGRLTVDGVRSADLRMIAKVYARLGLRLDLDDGHLYVPRHEDFAISSRDEEVDVSIETAPWPGFPSDLVAVATLIATQAQGTILIHEKLFRDRMLFVDKLKGFGAQIVLCDPHRAVVVGRTRLRADYLDTPDVRTGLGLLGAALCAEGETIIDGAEMFEWNFGDVLRRLEVIGAQIRVLSR, from the coding sequence ATGCGCATTGGCGTCACAGGCAATCAACCCCTGCGCGGGACGTACATACCCGGCGGGAACAGCAATGCGACCATGGCGATGATCGCCGCGTCGTTGCTGACGGACCAGACAGTGGTCCTGCGCGGCGTGCCGGAAACAACCAGCGTGGCGGTGATGCTGGATGTGGCGGCGATGCTGGGCGCGCAGGTAGAACGCGAACCGGAGACCCCGGCCACCGTCAGACTACGCACGCCGGCGATTACCACTCGCAGCCTGAGCCGGGCCATGACCGCGGCCAAAGTCGGAGTGATCCTGTTCCTGCCTGCTCTGTTGGTCCGCCGTCAGCATGTGCATCTGGAAGTCGATTACCCGGTCAGCCGCCTGCACACTCACCTGACGGCCCTGCGCGATCTGGGCTGCGGGGTGACGATCGACGGCGGCTCGCTGGAACTGCGCTTTGTGCCCTGGGAATACCGCGAGATCATCCTGATGCAGGCCAGCGTGACGGCGACGGCGCTGATCGCCATGCTGGCAGCTGCCCAGCCCGGCCAGACCGTGATCCACAATGCGGCTACGGAACCGCATGTGTGTGACCTGCTGACGATGCTGAGCGCCATGGGGGCGACAGTGGAAGGCCTTGGCTCCAACCTGTTGCGCATTCGCGGCTGCCCGGCTGGGCTGGGCGGGACCGAGCAGACCATCGCGCCGGATCATATTGAGGTGGCCAGCGTGGCTGCATTTGCCGCCCTGACCGGCGGGCGACTGACCGTCGACGGTGTGCGTTCCGCTGACCTGCGCATGATCGCCAAGGTGTACGCCCGGCTGGGGTTGCGCCTTGACCTGGATGACGGCCATCTGTACGTGCCACGCCATGAGGATTTTGCCATTTCCAGCCGTGACGAGGAAGTAGATGTCAGCATCGAGACGGCACCCTGGCCCGGCTTTCCCTCCGACCTGGTGGCTGTCGCCACACTGATCGCTACCCAGGCCCAGGGCACGATCCTGATCCACGAGAAGCTCTTCCGCGACCGGATGCTGTTTGTGGATAAGCTCAAAGGGTTCGGGGCGCAGATCGTGCTGTGCGATCCACATCGGGCAGTGGTCGTGGGGCGCACCCGCCTGCGGGCCGACTACCTGGACACACCCGATGTGCGCACCGGGCTGGGGCTGCTGGGCGCGGCGCTATGCGCCGAAGGCGAGACAATCATCGATGGCGCGGAGATGTTCGAGTGGAATTTCGGCGATGTGTTGCGCCGTCTGGAGGTGATCGGCGCACAGATCAGGGTGCTGAGCCGGTAG
- a CDS encoding TIGR03960 family B12-binding radical SAM protein: protein MMTPEQIERTLDRILLQVDRPGRYVGGEYNSVVKDWARVPLRVAMTFPDIYDLGMSNLGVMLLYDAVNRQPDMLAERVFNPWTDMEALMRREGIPLYSLETKHAVRDFDVFAISLPYEQLYTNVLTLLDLAGMPLLARERDSSYPLVIAGGHACYNPEPMTDFIDGFVIGEGEEIIVEIGRVLLETKGQSRDAQLMALARLEGFYVPRFYDVAYHPDGTIAAVTPNRPGIPATVTKRIVPVLPKPFTRFLVPNVSTVHNRAPVEIMRGCTRGCRFCHAGMVTRPVRERTVEEIVAAVDEIVRNTGFEEIGLLSLSSSDYTHVRELVQVIGEKYGSRGLSISLPSLRIESMSVDLLDALKDTRRGGFTLAPEAATEKMRRIINKFVPHQQVLDTAREIYNRGWRTIKLYFMIGHPEETLEDVQAIADLVKAVLAEGRRVHGNKANVNVGVSTFVPKPHTPFQWVSLDTPENIRAKQALLQQTLRGHGLHLRWNDVEETLLEAFLSRGDRRLGAVIRRAWELGTRFDAWQDHYRADAWRQAFVDCDLDMRFYTHRPRSLDEVFPWDHLSIAVRKKYLQEDYLMSLQGETRVDCRNHCFACGILPRFKDMRAETTADAWECPPVVPRERRGRRAEAIIPLEPL from the coding sequence ATGATGACTCCAGAGCAGATCGAGCGCACCCTTGACCGTATCCTGTTGCAGGTTGACCGGCCTGGCCGCTATGTCGGCGGGGAGTACAACAGCGTCGTCAAGGACTGGGCGCGGGTTCCCCTGCGGGTAGCGATGACCTTCCCGGATATCTACGACCTGGGTATGTCCAACCTGGGGGTGATGCTGCTTTATGATGCCGTCAATCGCCAGCCGGATATGCTGGCTGAGCGCGTCTTTAACCCCTGGACGGACATGGAGGCGCTGATGCGCCGGGAAGGAATCCCGCTCTATAGCCTGGAGACCAAGCACGCTGTCCGCGACTTTGATGTATTTGCCATCAGCCTGCCCTACGAGCAGCTTTACACTAACGTGCTGACGTTGCTCGATCTGGCGGGGATGCCCCTGCTGGCCCGCGAGCGCGATTCTTCCTATCCGCTGGTGATTGCCGGTGGGCACGCCTGCTACAACCCGGAACCGATGACCGATTTCATCGATGGCTTTGTCATCGGCGAGGGCGAGGAGATCATTGTCGAGATCGGGCGGGTGCTGCTGGAGACAAAGGGGCAGTCACGCGACGCGCAACTCATGGCGCTGGCCCGGCTGGAAGGCTTTTACGTGCCGCGGTTCTATGACGTTGCCTACCACCCGGATGGCACGATCGCCGCGGTCACGCCCAACCGTCCCGGCATCCCGGCGACCGTCACCAAGCGGATTGTCCCCGTGCTGCCGAAGCCGTTCACGCGCTTCCTGGTGCCCAATGTGAGCACGGTGCACAACCGCGCACCGGTCGAGATCATGCGTGGCTGCACGCGGGGGTGCCGCTTCTGTCACGCCGGGATGGTCACCCGCCCGGTGCGTGAACGCACAGTTGAGGAGATCGTCGCGGCGGTGGATGAGATCGTCCGCAATACTGGCTTCGAGGAGATCGGTCTGCTCAGCCTGTCGTCCTCCGATTACACCCACGTGCGCGAACTGGTGCAGGTCATCGGCGAGAAGTACGGGAGCCGGGGGCTGAGCATCAGCCTGCCCAGCCTGCGCATCGAATCGATGAGCGTTGACCTGCTGGACGCGCTCAAGGATACCCGTCGCGGCGGGTTCACTCTGGCGCCGGAGGCAGCGACGGAGAAAATGCGCCGGATCATCAACAAGTTCGTTCCGCACCAGCAGGTACTGGACACCGCCCGCGAGATTTACAACCGCGGCTGGCGCACGATCAAGCTCTACTTTATGATCGGGCATCCGGAAGAGACACTGGAAGATGTGCAGGCCATCGCCGATCTCGTGAAGGCGGTTCTGGCCGAAGGGCGCCGGGTGCACGGCAATAAGGCCAATGTCAACGTTGGCGTCAGTACCTTCGTTCCCAAGCCACACACGCCCTTCCAGTGGGTGTCGCTGGACACGCCAGAGAACATCCGGGCCAAGCAAGCGCTGTTGCAGCAGACGCTGCGCGGGCACGGGCTGCATCTGCGCTGGAATGACGTGGAAGAAACGCTGCTGGAGGCCTTCCTGAGCCGGGGCGATCGCCGCCTGGGGGCGGTGATCCGCCGCGCCTGGGAACTGGGGACCCGCTTCGACGCCTGGCAGGATCACTACCGGGCGGACGCCTGGCGGCAGGCATTTGTGGATTGTGACCTTGACATGCGCTTCTATACTCATCGCCCGCGCAGCCTGGATGAGGTCTTCCCCTGGGACCACCTGAGCATCGCCGTCAGGAAGAAATACCTGCAGGAAGACTACCTGATGTCGTTGCAGGGCGAGACGCGTGTGGACTGCCGCAACCATTGCTTCGCCTGCGGTATCCTCCCCCGTTTCAAGGACATGCGGGCAGAAACGACCGCCGACGCCTGGGAATGCCCGCCGGTCGTGCCCCGCGAACGGCGGGGCCGCCGGGCGGAGGCGATCATCCCGCTGGAGCCGCTGTAA